In one Brassica oleracea var. oleracea cultivar TO1000 chromosome C9, BOL, whole genome shotgun sequence genomic region, the following are encoded:
- the LOC106316184 gene encoding peptide methionine sulfoxide reductase A2 codes for MGSSSTAQEEPQLVDTPAIVPSPLAQEPDNDVPAPGNQFAEFAAGCFWGVELAYQRIPGVTETEVGYTQGISHNPSYKDVCTNTTNHAEVVRVQYDPNECTYETLLDLFWSRHDPTTLNRQGKLVGAQYRSGIYFYTPEQEKLARESLENQQKKLEKKIVSEILPAKKFYKAEEYHQHYLSKGEKSGHAQSPAKSCKDPISCFG; via the exons ATGGGTTCTTCTTCTACAGCTCAAGAAGAGCCTCAACTAGTAGATACACCTGCCATTGTTCCTTCTCCGTTAGCTCAGGAACCTGACAACGATGTACCGGCGCCGGGAAACCAGTTTGCTGAGTTCGCCGCCGGTTGCTTCTGGGGGGTGGAGCTTGCTTACCAGAGGATCCCTGGCGTGACAGAGACTGAGGTTGGGTACACTCAGGGTATCTCTCACAATCCTTCTTACAAGGATGTCTGCACCAACACAACGAACCATGCAGAGGTTGTAAGGGTTCAGTATGATCCTAATGAGTGCACCTATGAGACTCTTCTTGATTTGTTCTGGTCTAGGCATGATCCCACCACCTTGAATCGTCAG GGAAAACTTGTGGGAGCTCAATATCGTTCAGGTATATACTTCTACACGCCCGAGCAAGAGAAACTAGCACGCGAGTCTCTTGAGAACCAACAGAAGAAACTGGAGAAGAAGATTGTGAGTGAGATATTACCGGCAAAGAAATTCTACAAAGCTGAAGAATACCATCAGCATTACCTCTCCAAAGGTGAGAAGAGTGGCCATGCACAGTCCCCTGCAAAGAGCTGCAAAGACCCTATCAGCTGCTTTGGCTGA
- the LOC106313408 gene encoding peptide methionine sulfoxide reductase A3, with translation MNILNRFGLGSGGQTSTDPSPIAQGSDDDSPAPGNHFAQFAAGCFWGVELAFQRLPGVTQTEVGYTQGITHNPSYEDVCSETTRHAEVVRVQYDPKGCTFESLLDLFWSRHDPTTLNRQGNDVGTRYRSGIYFYTPEQEKLARESLERHQQRMERKIMTEILPAKKFYRAEEQQQQYLSKGGRYGMGQSCAKGCTDPIRCYG, from the exons ATGAACATACTCAACAGGTTCGGTTTAGGATCAGGCGGGCAAACGAGTACGGATCCGTCTCCGATCGCTCAAGGATCTGACGATGACTCTCCGGCGCCGGGAAATCACTTTGCCCAATTCGCCGCCGGATGCTTCTGGGGCGTGGAGCTGGCGTTTCAGAGGCTCCCGGGGGTGACTCAGACAGAGGTTGGATACACACAAGGGATCACCCACAATCCTTCGTACGAGGACGTCTGTTCCGAAACCACGAGACACGCCGAGGTCGTCAGGGTTCAGTACGATCCCAAAGGCTGCACCTTTGAGTCTCTCCTTGACTTGTTCTGGTCCAGGCATGATCCCACCACCTTGAATCGCCAG GGAAATGATGTGGGAACCAGATACCGATCCGGGATCTACTTCTACACACCAGAGCAGGAGAAACTAGCCCGGGAGTCACTAGAACGTCACCAGCAGCGAATGGAGAGGAAGATCATGACTGAGATCTTGCCTGCTAAGAAATTCTACAGAGCCGAGGAGCAGCAGCAGCAGTATCTGTCCAAGGGTGGAAGGTACGGCATGGGGCAGTCCTGTGCCAAAGGCTGCACCGACCCAATCCGCTGTTACGGCTAA
- the LOC106317225 gene encoding blue copper protein isoform X2, whose amino-acid sequence MGKTSTMLFLFYLCIIGISVITRCNATTYFVGDTSGWDISSDLESWTLGKRFSVGDVLMFQYSSTHSVYEVAKDNFQRCNSTDPIRTFTNGNTTVALSKPGDRFFLCGNRLHCFAGMRLQVNVEGNGPSLAPVGAPGAAPVGILQPSSKKNNPATGVASSAARVGGYGGRVSIGTFVYLMVFAFPLLWTYISITTKIRVFSIQCMHAYMYWFDYVKLWFSYFGLV is encoded by the exons ATGGGGAAGACGTCGACGATGCTATTTCTTTTCTATCTCTGTATAATTGGGATTTCAGTGATAACAAGATGCAATGCAACGACATACTTTGTGGGAGACACCTCTGGTTGGGACATAAGCTCCGATCTTGAATCCTGGACTTTAGGCAAGAGATTCTCTGTTGGTGATGTTCTAA TGTTCCAATACTCATCGACGCATAGTGTCTACGAAGTGGCAAAAGACAACTTCCAAAGATGCAACTCTACAGACCCGATCCGTACTTTCACAAATGGGAACACGACCGTAGCTCTGTCCAAACCGGGAGACAGGTTCTTTCTCTGCGGTAACCGGCTTCATTGCTTCGCTGGTATGAGGCTACAAGTCAATGTCGAAGGCAATGGCCCATCTCTGGCCCCTGTGGGAGCTCCCGGAGCTGCTCCCGTAGGAATTCTTCAACCGTCTTCTAAGAAGAATAACCCTGCGACCGGCGTTGCTAGCTCGGCTGCCCGCGTTGGTGGCTACGGTGGGAGGGTTAGTATAGGGACTTTTGTATATCTGATGGTTTTTGCTTTTCCATTGTTATGGACTTATATATCGA TAACAACTAAAATAAGAGTTTTCAGTATACAATGCATGCACGCATATATGTATTGGTTCGATTATGTGAAACTTTGGTTTAGTTACTTTGGTTTGGTGTAA
- the LOC106317225 gene encoding mavicyanin isoform X1: MGKTSTMLFLFYLCIIGISVITRCNATTYFVGDTSGWDISSDLESWTLGKRFSVGDVLMFQYSSTHSVYEVAKDNFQRCNSTDPIRTFTNGNTTVALSKPGDRFFLCGNRLHCFAGMRLQVNVEGNGPSLAPVGAPGAAPVGILQPSSKKNNPATGVASSAARVGGYGGRVSIGTFVYLMVFAFPLLWTYISSNN, translated from the exons ATGGGGAAGACGTCGACGATGCTATTTCTTTTCTATCTCTGTATAATTGGGATTTCAGTGATAACAAGATGCAATGCAACGACATACTTTGTGGGAGACACCTCTGGTTGGGACATAAGCTCCGATCTTGAATCCTGGACTTTAGGCAAGAGATTCTCTGTTGGTGATGTTCTAA TGTTCCAATACTCATCGACGCATAGTGTCTACGAAGTGGCAAAAGACAACTTCCAAAGATGCAACTCTACAGACCCGATCCGTACTTTCACAAATGGGAACACGACCGTAGCTCTGTCCAAACCGGGAGACAGGTTCTTTCTCTGCGGTAACCGGCTTCATTGCTTCGCTGGTATGAGGCTACAAGTCAATGTCGAAGGCAATGGCCCATCTCTGGCCCCTGTGGGAGCTCCCGGAGCTGCTCCCGTAGGAATTCTTCAACCGTCTTCTAAGAAGAATAACCCTGCGACCGGCGTTGCTAGCTCGGCTGCCCGCGTTGGTGGCTACGGTGGGAGGGTTAGTATAGGGACTTTTGTATATCTGATGGTTTTTGCTTTTCCATTGTTATGGACTTATATATCGAGTAACAACTAA
- the LOC106316493 gene encoding protein SRG1: protein MENEKGESSSIFKMGNSAQERSLPYVPDCYAVPPSYEPRDALDSNFEIVPTIDISRLKGSDDERRGVIQELSSACQLFGFFQIVNHGINQNILDDALEVAHGFFELPAKEKKKFMSNDVYAPVRYTTSIKDGLDKIQFWRIFLKHYAHPLHRWIHLWPQNPPEYREKMGKFCEEVRSLSLEIMGAITESLGLGRDYLSSRMDKNGMQVMAVNCYPPCPDPTTALGLPPHSDYSCITILLQNLTGLEIFHLSAHGGSGRWVLVPEVKGVLKVHIGDHVEVLSNGLYKSVIHKATLNEEKTRISLASLHSLGMDDKMSVPYQLVNNENPARYRESSFNDFLAFLVKNDISQGERFIDTLRIKD from the exons ATGGAGAATGAGAAAGGTGAGAGTTCAAGTATATTCAAAATGGGTAATTCTGCACAGGAGAGGAGTTTACCGTATGTGCCAGATTGTTACGCTGTCCCACCTTCCTACGAGCCACGTGATGCGCTCGATTCAAATTTTGAAATCGTACCAACGATCGATATTTCTCGCTTGAAAGGCAGCGATGATGAGCGTCGTGGGGTTATTCAAGAGCTAAGTTCAGCATGTCAGCTTTTCGGGTTTTTTCAA ATAGTGAACCATGGAATCAACCAGAACATACTAGACGATGCATTGGAGGTTGCGCACGGCTTCTTCGAGCTGCCGGCGAAGGAGAAAAAGAAGTTTATGTCGAACGATGTGTATGCACCGGTTCGGTACACTACGAGTATCAAGGACGGTTTGGACAAGATTCAGTTCTGGAGGATATTTCTGAAGCACTATGCACATCCACTTCACCGTTGGATTCACCTCTGGCCTCAAAACCCACCCGAATACAG GGAAAAAATGGGAAAGTTTTGCGAAGAAGTGAGGAGTCTATCTCTCGAGATAATGGGAGCGATAACGGAGAGCCTAGGACTAGGAAGAGACTACCTGTCGTCCCGGATGGACAAAAACGGCATGCAAGTCATGGCCGTCAACTGTTATCCACCGTGTCCGGACCCTACGACGGCTCTAGGCCTGCCGCCGCATTCAGACTACAGTTGCATTACCATCCTTCTACAAAACTTAACCGGTCTCGAGATCTTTCATCTGTCGGCTCACGGTGGCTCTGGCCGCTGGGTTCTTGTACCAGAAGTCAAAGGTGTACTCAAG GTCCATATCGGTGACCATGTGGAAGTGCTAAGCAATGGATTATACAAGAGCGTCATTCACAAAGCTACTTTAAATGAAGAGAAGACGAGAATCTCCCTCGCGAGCTTGCATAGTTTGGGTATGGACGATAAAATGAGTGTACCGTACCAGTTGGTTAACAATGAAAACCCGGCTCGGTACAGAGAGAGCAGCTTTAACGATTTTCTTGCTTTTCTTGTCAAGAATGACATCTCTCAAGGGGAAAGGTTCATTGACACTCTTAGAATCAAGGACTGA
- the LOC106317794 gene encoding zinc finger CCCH domain-containing protein 54, with translation MLKSVNPMTFYGIGEQQFPTLGYIVSKPGNAGAYEIDPPLPTVNDVIYSSDEFRMYAYKIKRCPRTRSHDWTECPYAHRGEKATRRDPRRYSYCAVACPAFRNGACHRGDTCEFAHGVFEYWLHPARYRTRACNAGNMCQRKVCFFAHAPEQLRQSEGKHRCRYAYRPVRTTVARGRNGDGVGIREDGEDFDTWQSPVKSGESELDINEERLLKCWSGMSIVDDHYDPSDLDLNLSHIDWISALVD, from the coding sequence ATGTTGAAGAGTGTAAATCCGATGACATTCTACGGCATCGGGGAGCAGCAGTTTCCTACTTTAGGGTACATCGTAAGCAAACCTGGCAATGCAGGAGCCTACGAGATCGACCCTCCTCTCCCGACCGTGAACGATGTCATCTACAGTTCAGATGAGTTCCGCATGTACGCTTACAAGATCAAACGTTGTCCTCGGACTCGTAGCCACGACTGGACGGAGTGTCCATACGCTCATCGTGGCGAGAAAGCCACACGCCGTGACCCTCGCCGTTACAGTTACTGCGCCGTTGCATGTCCGGCTTTCCGAAACGGTGCATGTCACCGTGGCGACACCTGCGAGTTCGCACACGGTGTGTTTGAGTACTGGCTCCACCCGGCGCGTTACCGGACGCGCGCATGCAACGCCGGAAACATGTGCCAGAGGAAAGTGTGTTTCTTTGCCCATGCGCCGGAGCAGCTCCGGCAATCTGAGGGAAAACATAGGTGCAGGTATGCGTATAGACCGGTAAGGACGACGGTGGCCAGAGGCAGAAACGGCGATGGTGTGGGGATAAGAGAAGACGGTGAAGACTTTGACACGTGGCAGTCTCCGGTGAAAAGCGGGGAAAGTGAGTTAGATATAAACGAGGAGAGGCTGTTGAAGTGTTGGAGTGGGATGAGCATTGTGGATGATCATTATGATCCGTCCGATTTGGATTTGAATTTGTCACATATTGATTGGATCTCAGCGTTGGTCGATTAA
- the LOC106316427 gene encoding oleosin-B2-like: MFSFLSPLLDVIKVVVASVTSVVLFVFAGLTLSGSAVALVVSTPFFLIFSPILVPATIATTLLASGVTAGATLGITAISLIMGLIKTAEGSSLARLAQTPLKLFKFSGGFGGSWGGKPFSGTFGNKGSQSSGNIPGWLKNLLNGIPGGGAAPAAGGAAPAPAAPAPAAPPG, encoded by the exons ATGTTCTCTTTTCTCAGCCCATTGTTGGATGTTATCAAGGTTGTTGTTGCTTCCGTGACTTCCGTAGTCTTATTTGTCTTTGCGGGTCTAACACTCTCCGGTTCAGCCGTGGCATTAGTTGTATCCACACCGTTTTTCCTCATATTCAGTCCAATTCTTGTTCCCGCCACTATAGCCACTACTCTCCTAGCCTCTGGGGTCACGGCCGGTGCCACCCTCGGAATCACCGCCATTAGTCTCATCATGGGACTCATCAA GACAGCGGAAGGAAGTTCGTTGGCACGGTTAGCCCAAACACCATTGAAACTGTTTAAGTTTTCAGGTGGATTTGGAGGATCATGGGGAGGAAAACCATTTTCTGGAACATTTGGAAATAAAGGATCTCAATCGTCCGGAAATATCCCAGGATGGTTAAAAAATCTACTCAATGGTATACCAGGGGGTGGAGCGGCACCTGCGGCAGGAGGAGCTGCACCTGCACCCGCGGCGCCTGCACCCGCGGCACCCCCAGGATAA
- the LOC106316426 gene encoding oleosin-B2-like, with product MSEELVQHESHSQASIFSRFFRMFSFIFPLLNVIKLIIASVTSLVCLAFSCVTLGGSAVALIVSTPLFIIFSPILVPATIATTLLASGLMAGTTLGLTGIGLITGLVRTAGGVTLAESPIRRIIINRIKARLGGGGGSRLAMLKKILGLIKKLRGMSSGGAAPAAEAAPAAAPADGAAPAAAPAPT from the exons ATGAGCGAAGAACTCGTTCAACACGAATCTCATTCTCAGGCATCGATATTTAGCCGTTTTTTCAGAATGTTCTCTTTTATCTTCCCATTGCTGAACGTTATAAAGCTTATTATAGCTTCCGTGACCTCCTTAGTCTGCTTAGCGTTTTCTTGTGTGACACTCGGTGGTTCAGCCGTGGCATTAATCGTATCCACACCACTTTTCATCATATTTAGTCCAATTCTCGTACCTGCCACTATTGCCACTACCCTCCTAGCCAGTGGGCTCATGGCGGGTACCACCCTCGGACTGACCGGCATAGGTCTCATCACGGGGCTCGTTAG GACGGCAGGAGGAGTTACATTGGCCGAATCACCGATAAGAAGAATTATAATAAATAGAATTAAAGCAAGACTTGGGGGTGGCGGCGGTTCACGTCTGGCAATGCTCAAAAAAATTCTGGGACTCATTAAAAAGTTGCGTGGTATGTCTTCAGGTGGAGCAGCACCTGCGGCTGAAGCAGCACCAGCAGCTGCGCCCGCGGATGGAGCTGCACCCGCAGCTGCACCTGCACCGACCTAA
- the LOC106317860 gene encoding oleosin-B3 isoform X3: MRNEIQNETAQTDQTQGSMFSFFNLFPFLLPMFEVIKMVVASVASVVYLGFAGVTLSGSAVALAVSTPLFIIFSPILLPAIAATTVLAAGLGSKKVAAAPAASPSLSLLGIPESIKPSNVIPESIKPSNIIPESIKPSNIIPVSIKPSNIKDKIKDTIGKVKNKIKAKQEEKSKGKSEDSSKGKGKSKGEDTTTDEDKHGKGESKHGKGESKHGKGESTHGKGGKHGSEGSSMDEGKHGGKHGSGGSPMGGGKHGSGGKHESGGSPMGGGKHGSGGKHESGGASMGGGKHGSGGRHEGGGSAMGGGKHGSGGKHGSEGKHGGEGSSMGKNSLSKNKKEFHYRGQAMDASSTSESSDGSSSDGSSSDGSSSDGSSHGSGGKHI, translated from the exons ATGAGAAACGAAATTCAAAACGAAACAGCTCAGACTGATCAGACACAGGGAAGTATGTTTTCTTTTTTCAATTTGTTCCCTTTCCTCCTCCCAATGTTTGAGGTTATCAAGATGGTTGTTGCTTCCGTTGCGTCCGTAGTCTATTTAGGCTTCGCCGGTGTAACACTCAGTGGTTCAGCCGTGGCATTAGCCGTATCTACCCCTCTTTTCATCATATTCAGTCCGATTCTCTTACCTGCTATTGCAGCCACTACTGTCCTAGCCGCAGGGCTCGGCAGTAAAAAAGTTGCGGCGGCTCCGGCAGCTTCGCCATCCCTATCTCTGTTGGGCATACCAGAGAGTATTAAACCAAGTAATGTTATACCGGAGAGTATTAAACCAAGTAATATTATACCAGAGAGTATTAAACCAAGTAATATTATACCGGTGAGTATTAAACCAAGTAATATTAAGGACAAAATTAAGGATACGATAGGCAAAGTTAAGAATAAGATCAAAGCTAAACAGGAAGAAAAATCTAAAGGTAAAAGTGAAGATTCTTCCAAGGGTAAAGGTAAATCAAAGGGTGAAGATACGACTACGGATGAAGATAAACACGGAAAGGGCGAGAGTAAACACGGAAAGGGCGAGAGTAAACACGGAAAGGGTGAGAGTACACACGGAAAGGGAGGTAAACATGGAAGTGAAGGTTCGTCAATGGATGAAGGTAAACACGGAGGTAAGCATGGAAGCGGAGGTTCGCCTATGGGTGGAG GTAAACACGGAAGCGGAGGTAAACATGAAAGTGGAGGTTCGCCTATGGGTGGAGGTAAACACGGAAGCGGAGGTAAACATGAAAGTGGAGGTGCGTCTATGGGTGGAGGTAAACACGGAAGCGGAGGTAGACATGAAGGTGGAGGTTCGGCTATGGGTGGAGGTAAGCACGGAAGTGGAGGCAAACACGGAAGTGAAGGTAAACACGGGGGTGAGGGCTCTTCTATGGGTAAAAATAGTCTATCCAAGAATAAAAAAGAATTCCATTATAGAGGTCAAGCTATGGATGCAAGTAGTACAAGTGAAAGTTCAGATGGCAGCAGTTCAGATGGCAGCAGTTCAGATGGCAGCAGTTCAGATGGAAGTTCACATGGGAGTGGTGGTAAACACATATGA
- the LOC106317860 gene encoding oleosin-B3 isoform X1: MRNEIQNETAQTDQTQGSMFSFFNLFPFLLPMFEVIKMVVASVASVVYLGFAGVTLSGSAVALAVSTPLFIIFSPILLPAIAATTVLAAGLGSKKVAAAPAASPSLSLLGIPESIKPSNVIPESIKPSNIIPESIKPSNIIPVSIKPSNIKDKIKDTIGKVKNKIKAKQEEKSKGKSEDSSKGKGKSKGEDTTTDEDKHGKGESKHGKGESKHGKGESTHGKGGKHGSEGSSMDEGKHGGKHGSGGSPMGGGKHGSGGKHESGGSPMGGGKHGSGGKHESGGSPMGGGKHGSGGKHESGGSPESVGKHGSGGKHESGGSPMGGGKHGSGGKHESGGASMGGGKHGSGGRHEGGGSAMGGGKHGSGGKHGSEGKHGGEGSSMGKNSLSKNKKEFHYRGQAMDASSTSESSDGSSSDGSSSDGSSSDGSSHGSGGKHI; encoded by the coding sequence ATGAGAAACGAAATTCAAAACGAAACAGCTCAGACTGATCAGACACAGGGAAGTATGTTTTCTTTTTTCAATTTGTTCCCTTTCCTCCTCCCAATGTTTGAGGTTATCAAGATGGTTGTTGCTTCCGTTGCGTCCGTAGTCTATTTAGGCTTCGCCGGTGTAACACTCAGTGGTTCAGCCGTGGCATTAGCCGTATCTACCCCTCTTTTCATCATATTCAGTCCGATTCTCTTACCTGCTATTGCAGCCACTACTGTCCTAGCCGCAGGGCTCGGCAGTAAAAAAGTTGCGGCGGCTCCGGCAGCTTCGCCATCCCTATCTCTGTTGGGCATACCAGAGAGTATTAAACCAAGTAATGTTATACCGGAGAGTATTAAACCAAGTAATATTATACCAGAGAGTATTAAACCAAGTAATATTATACCGGTGAGTATTAAACCAAGTAATATTAAGGACAAAATTAAGGATACGATAGGCAAAGTTAAGAATAAGATCAAAGCTAAACAGGAAGAAAAATCTAAAGGTAAAAGTGAAGATTCTTCCAAGGGTAAAGGTAAATCAAAGGGTGAAGATACGACTACGGATGAAGATAAACACGGAAAGGGCGAGAGTAAACACGGAAAGGGCGAGAGTAAACACGGAAAGGGTGAGAGTACACACGGAAAGGGAGGTAAACATGGAAGTGAAGGTTCGTCAATGGATGAAGGTAAACACGGAGGTAAGCATGGAAGCGGAGGTTCGCCTATGGGTGGAGGTAAACACGGAAGCGGAGGTAAACATGAAAGTGGAGGTTCGCCTATGGGTGGAGGTAAACACGGAAGCGGAGGTAAACATGAAAGTGGAGGTTCGCCTATGGGTGGAGGTAAACACGGAAGCGGAGGTAAACATGAAAGTGGAGGTTCGCCTGAAAGTGTAGGTAAACACGGAAGCGGAGGTAAACATGAAAGTGGAGGTTCGCCTATGGGTGGAGGTAAACACGGAAGCGGAGGTAAACATGAAAGTGGAGGTGCGTCTATGGGTGGAGGTAAACACGGAAGCGGAGGTAGACATGAAGGTGGAGGTTCGGCTATGGGTGGAGGTAAGCACGGAAGTGGAGGCAAACACGGAAGTGAAGGTAAACACGGGGGTGAGGGCTCTTCTATGGGTAAAAATAGTCTATCCAAGAATAAAAAAGAATTCCATTATAGAGGTCAAGCTATGGATGCAAGTAGTACAAGTGAAAGTTCAGATGGCAGCAGTTCAGATGGCAGCAGTTCAGATGGCAGCAGTTCAGATGGAAGTTCACATGGGAGTGGTGGTAAACACATATGA
- the LOC106317860 gene encoding oleosin-B3 isoform X2: MRNEIQNETAQTDQTQGSMFSFFNLFPFLLPMFEVIKMVVASVASVVYLGFAGVTLSGSAVALAVSTPLFIIFSPILLPAIAATTVLAAGLGSKKVAAAPAASPSLSLLGIPESIKPSNVIPESIKPSNIIPESIKPSNIIPVSIKPSNIKDKIKDTIGKVKNKIKAKQEEKSKGKSEDSSKGKGKSKGEDTTTDEDKHGKGESKHGKGESKHGKGESTHGKGGKHGSEGSSMDEGKHGGKHGSGGSPMGGGKHGSGGKHESGGSPMGGGKHGSGGKHESGGSPMGGGKHGSGGKHESGGASMGGGKHGSGGRHEGGGSAMGGGKHGSGGKHGSEGKHGGEGSSMGKNSLSKNKKEFHYRGQAMDASSTSESSDGSSSDGSSSDGSSSDGSSHGSGGKHI, encoded by the exons ATGAGAAACGAAATTCAAAACGAAACAGCTCAGACTGATCAGACACAGGGAAGTATGTTTTCTTTTTTCAATTTGTTCCCTTTCCTCCTCCCAATGTTTGAGGTTATCAAGATGGTTGTTGCTTCCGTTGCGTCCGTAGTCTATTTAGGCTTCGCCGGTGTAACACTCAGTGGTTCAGCCGTGGCATTAGCCGTATCTACCCCTCTTTTCATCATATTCAGTCCGATTCTCTTACCTGCTATTGCAGCCACTACTGTCCTAGCCGCAGGGCTCGGCAGTAAAAAAGTTGCGGCGGCTCCGGCAGCTTCGCCATCCCTATCTCTGTTGGGCATACCAGAGAGTATTAAACCAAGTAATGTTATACCGGAGAGTATTAAACCAAGTAATATTATACCAGAGAGTATTAAACCAAGTAATATTATACCGGTGAGTATTAAACCAAGTAATATTAAGGACAAAATTAAGGATACGATAGGCAAAGTTAAGAATAAGATCAAAGCTAAACAGGAAGAAAAATCTAAAGGTAAAAGTGAAGATTCTTCCAAGGGTAAAGGTAAATCAAAGGGTGAAGATACGACTACGGATGAAGATAAACACGGAAAGGGCGAGAGTAAACACGGAAAGGGCGAGAGTAAACACGGAAAGGGTGAGAGTACACACGGAAAGGGAGGTAAACATGGAAGTGAAGGTTCGTCAATGGATGAAGGTAAACACGGAGGTAAGCATGGAAGCGGAGGTTCGCCTATGGGTGGAGGTAAACACGGAAGCGGAGGTAAACATGAAAGTGGAGGTTCGCCTATGGGTGGAGGTAAACACGGAAGCGGAGGTAAACATGAAAGTGGAGGTTCGCCTATGGGTGGAGGTAAACACGGAAGCGGAGGTAAACATGAAAGTGGAG GTGCGTCTATGGGTGGAGGTAAACACGGAAGCGGAGGTAGACATGAAGGTGGAGGTTCGGCTATGGGTGGAGGTAAGCACGGAAGTGGAGGCAAACACGGAAGTGAAGGTAAACACGGGGGTGAGGGCTCTTCTATGGGTAAAAATAGTCTATCCAAGAATAAAAAAGAATTCCATTATAGAGGTCAAGCTATGGATGCAAGTAGTACAAGTGAAAGTTCAGATGGCAGCAGTTCAGATGGCAGCAGTTCAGATGGCAGCAGTTCAGATGGAAGTTCACATGGGAGTGGTGGTAAACACATATGA
- the LOC106316754 gene encoding serine-rich 25 kDa antigen protein-like, which yields MLSSLIQIFQVFQVTSAVVVTAVLFALAGITLAGSVVGLIVATPLFVIFSPVLVPATIASTLLATNLSAGALFGVTAAALIVWLLKHRMGVHPKNNPPPAGAPPTEAAKPTDKPAEGATDKPKDNPTGGAADNPGGKSDGGETDKPESKPAGGPVNKPKDKPAGGPTDKPGSKPADKPAGGPTDKPENKPAEEASNKPKDKPAGEPTDKPESKPSREASNKRKDKPAGGPTDKRESKPAGEASNKPKDKPAGGPTTKPESKPAGEVSNKPKDKPVGGPTDKPGNKPAGGPADKPKDNPAGGPTDKPADKPTGGTENKPAEEAANKPIGKPKNKPAGENKPPAWYS from the exons ATGCTCTCTTCTCTCATCCAAATTTTTCAGGTTTTCCAAGTTACTAGTGCTGTCGTTGTAACAGCAGTCTTGTTCGCTTTGGCGGGCATAACCCTAGCCGGCTCAGTCGTGGGATTAATCGTAGCCACACCTCTTTTCGTAATATTCAGTCCGGTTCTCGTACCAGCAACTATAGCTTCCACTCTCTTAGCCACCAATCTCTCGGCCGGTGCATTATTTGGAGTGACGGCGGCTGCTCTTATAGTCTGGCTCCTTAA GCATAGAATGGGAGTACACCCGAAGAATAATCCACCTCCAGCAGGAGCTCCACCCACAGAAGCAGCTAAACCGACAGATAAACCAGCTGAAGGAGCAACAGATAAACCAAAAGATAATCCGACTGGAGGAGCAGCCGATAACCCAGGAGGTAAATCGGATGGAGGAGAAACAGATAAGCCAGAAAGTAAACCAGCTGGAGGACCAGTAAATAAACCAAAAGATAAACCCGCTGGAGGACCGACGGATAAGCCAGGAAGTAAGCCAGCAGATAAACCCGCTGGAGGACCAACAGATAAGCCAGAAAATAAACCGGCTGAAGAGGCATCAAATAAACCAAAAGATAAACCCGCTGGTGAACCAACAGATAAGCCAGAAAGTAAACCATCTAGAGAGGCATCAAATAAACGAAAAGATAAACCCGCTGGAGGACCAACAGATAAGCGAGAAAGTAAACCGGCTGGAGAGGCATCAAATAAACCAAAAGATAAACCTGCTGGTGGACCAACAACTAAGCCAGAAAGTAAACCAGCTGGAGAGGTATCAAATAAACCAAAAGATAAACCCGTTGGTGGACCAACAGATAAGCCAGGAAATAAACCAGCTGGAGGACCAGCAGATAAACCAAAAGATAACCCTGCTGGAGGACCAACAGATAAACCAGCAGATAAACCGACCGGAGGGACTGAAAATAAACCGGCTGAAGAGGCAGCAAACAAACCGATTGGAAAACCAAAAAATAAACCGGCCGGAGAGAATAAACCACCGGCATGGTATAGCTGA
- the LOC106317110 gene encoding oleosin-B2-like, with amino-acid sequence MFFQIIQGVFTGVEALALLAFAGITLGGSAVGLALSTPLFILFSPILVPATIATTLLTTGFTTSGGLGMVALRIFWKLFKRLRKKGKGTPKIPGLAPGAPDSDPVSGG; translated from the exons ATGTTCTTTCAGATTATTCAGGGGGTTTTCACCGGCGTTGAGGCATTAGCTCTATTGGCATTCGCTGGTATAACCCTTGGCGGCTCAGCAGTGGGACTAGCTTTAAGCACGCCGCTTTTTATCCTATTCAGTCCGATTCTCGTGCCAGCAACTATAGCCACCACTTTGTTAACTACGGGTTTCACGACCTCCGGGGGCTTAGGAATGGTGGCTCTCCGCATCTTCTGGAAACTCTTCAA GCGTCTTAGGAAGAAGGGGAAAGGAACGCCAAAAATTCCGGGATTGGCCCCGGGGGCTCCAGATTCTGATCCAGTGTCTGGAGGATAA